A region of the Pempheris klunzingeri isolate RE-2024b chromosome 6, fPemKlu1.hap1, whole genome shotgun sequence genome:
ACTCTGAAAGCACTGATGAAACACCACTTTGTCTTTAATCCAATGTCAAGTTTTTATATCAGCTGTGTTTGAAGCTGTAAGCCAAAGACCGTCTGTTTCCCTATTTGTTAGTCATGTGGATCAAGTGTTTgctcttttattcatttgaatttgtgGAATAAACCTTTACTGTGATGAGAGTGACGCCTTGCTGTGGACTTTATGTGACACTGTCctgttttaaaagacattttaagagcagaaataatatttttgtgacTCACCGtatgtgttgtttctctttctgctccctGTTGAGACAAGCCAACGTGCTTTCCCactgaaaaaatgtgttattgGCAGAAGCCACTGTAGCTATTATGATAGTGTACAGCTGTCACTAGAGAAAGCACTAGATGTAGAAAGCCaaggcaaatgtatttatatagcacaatTCTTATGCACAGGTGAGTCAAGATCCTTGACATGATGAAGTTTAAAAAGACACAGGTAAGAGGACAAAACAGCAAAAgctctgttttacatttaaatatttaaaatgacagTTAAGAATACCgttaaagtttaaaaaacaaacatacgTAACAGATGGGGCAGacatgaggaagaagaaaaaagaaaatgacatttatttgacCATGGGCCGTCATGTGCATAGTCGtctattatttatctatttatatttagattGATGAGGTTTTTACACTTAGAATCCTccaaagcagcattttttttaatcactggTATCTTATATAAGAGTCACTTTTTGTGTGGACTTCATGCCACTTTACTGCCATCATACAGTAAAATGTCTCCTTTTCTGCCTGCTGTCACATGTTGCATTCACTGGATGGAAACTTGATTTGAATTTTACACCGGCACTTTGTACCTGTCCAGATGTGTAAGAACAACAAAGTCATCAGATGAAGTAATTTCCCCATAAAATATGAAGGAAGTCACAAAAGTTTAGTCACAAAAACACGTTTAATCTGTAATATTATTCAAATTTTTAGTATTACTACATTCAAAGTtcagatacacacagagagaaactccCCACAGCACATGAATGTAAGTCTGTTACCCCGACTCCATCCCCTTTTTCCCCTGGATGTGTTATTTTCAAGCTCAGTAAACTTAAATCCAGGCTTCAAATCATCCTTTCTGAGTCATTCTGCTGAGGTGCTTCCTCCATTGTTGTTGAGTTCTCACAGAGAGTAAAGATAATACATGTCCAGACAGACGTCACTGCTAGATTTAGTTGTCGGGGCAGCTGTGGTTGTTGGCATTAAAGATATCACACAAACTGGTCCAACAACAGGATGGTGAAGTTACCAACACTGTCTGACCGCTATGAAACAGATGTGCAGCCACAGAGTGGTGAAGTGAGGGATCCTATCATCACTGTGGGTGAGCAATCACTGTGTATCTGCTCTATGAACTAATCATTTAGCTCATTTCAGCAGAAGGTAGTCATATCCTTTACTTTAAAGAGCCACTTTAACCTCATCCAGCAGTTtcactttgctgcagtgacataCAGGTGCACTCTGGGACCTGATAACATCATTGTTGGGTGTGGTTACACGCCTCCGACCACATCCACCAGTGATGCTGCGTGTGGTAAGAGGTAATATAGGCTTGAATATTTCAaccacagagagcagctgttTTGCTTTTCAGCCTACAGTTACTGTAAGTGTCAGTaacacaatgtgaaaatattcaatttgGGACTATATATTGATACATTGCACTGCACTGtaatttttattctaatgttaATTCTGGTTTATTCTATTTGTTCTTAATTGAATCatcttttactttgttttaatcCTTTTAAGTCATATCTATGTCTTTTCCGTTCTATTGTCACTTATTACCGCTTCTCTATATTGTCCAGCTACCTTACCTGTACCACCTTATGGCAATACTCCACTAACAGTATAAAAAGAAGTTCAGATTACTAGAACTGTCTACATCTTAATGGAGGACCATGCTGGAGAAACtacatttaatttcaaatatacatttgtttataactgaaatgaataaatgaactaAATTGCTAAAAATGGTCCAAGATGATGCAGAGTCCTCAGCTGTTGGTGGTCTAGTCATAGTTCAGTCATGCTTTTACAAACTTAGCCAGTTACAGCAATGATATTCTCCATGTGATCTATTGTGCAAACCATTTAAGATTACAGAAGGCATGGAGAAACAACTAACTCTCTAACTCACACGCTATAAACCAAACAATACATAGTGCAACACTTCCTGTCGGAGCTGGTGTTGCTGCATCACTCTCATGTTGTGGAGAGATAATCGCCGGGGCCTTGAATATAAGATAACCGCCACTTTTTTTACAAACGTAATTTCTAGGACAAGAAGGGGAAAAGTATCACCTCACTGCAGTGATTAGTGGAGATCACATCCACTGCTGCACGTCACAGAATTGCAACAAACAAGCCCAGTTTACAATTCAGCAGCACGCAGatattgcttttctttgtcacttgGCAGAAGCTACATGCATCTTTTATGGTGACAAATGTACCCTTTGACATTTCACAGAAGTCACTAATTAGACGTGTTCCCTTTTTTCAcaacctgatctcacagaaatgTGCAAAACGAAACTCTTATCACCTGCTTATGTGCTGTGTTAGTTTGGTGTGTAATGTGTTAGAACAATACGGAGGTAAAGTCACTTGCAGATGGGAACCATCTATTTCAGCAACACTTCCTCTAAccgttgttttttttactctgttgCCAAACCAACTGTTTTAAAAccctgaaaataaacacagtaacaTCACTGAAAATCAATCGATGACATTTCTAAGCACGACAGCATACGTGATTAGTGCATGATTAATTGTGATTTTGTGGTTTTTGTAACCTTTTTGTAGGTTTAATGCAAATGATTAGAGAAATACATGCCTATTAGTTGTTCCTGCTTTAAAAGTCAAAGCAGTGAATAAAGTTCTTGTTCTCTCTCACGTGTGCACAGTATCCATTCCTCTCTTTAAGCACAGGTTCACTATATAAGGTGTTCAGTAATCACATTCAAAAGCAGACACCCCAGCCCGTCCACTACACTCCTGCCAATCGGCTCACCACTCCCTCACTACAAAGGGGGGACTACTGCTCAACACAATGTGCACTGTTTGCAGTCTTGGCTCCACAATGGCTCCCCGCTGACATCAGGACGGCAGAGACCATCCTCAGCCTGAAAACCCTCCTGCTCAGACTAAAATAAAATCCCTTTCAGTATTTCTTGTTGCTAAAATGTTTTACGTAactttttaaagcagtttgaTGAATTTTATCTACTCAGAGGACTCTCACAATTTGTGTGATGTGCTTTTCAAAGACAAATTCAGCGGCAAAATGCTACAGCTACTCTTGGGAAAAACATTTGAGCTGGTTATGTATCATGGAACAGCAGCATCACcggctgatgttaatacactgagAAACAGTCCATAGTCACTACATCTAATTTCATATACCTCTCCACACTGTGCATTTATGTtcatggtgtaaatatttatttattatcattacaatatatatctatctactgttgttttctttatttcttttttctattacaGCTCATCTTGTCCCTGCCTCTGTcactgctgtaacatgtaaattccCCCCtatgattagattagattagattagattcaactttattgtcattacacctgtacagtatgtacagaatatacagagtAAGGATGTTTACGGATGCTATATACAGATTAGTgctgtgaacatgtgtgctagtgGACATAATATGTGGTTATAtggatgaattaatgaataTAGACATGATATACAGGTTggataaatataatatacagattAGATGGATGGGGGATCactaaagaaaaagtcaaagtcGAAGTAATCAGCCCAGTGGTTGTCTGGTGATGCCTGTCTTCAGCTCGGCTCCAGCCTCCTGTGACCCTCCACGGATAAGTTTACCTTTACCTTGATTATAAATCATGGTTTAGGGGATCACAGAGGAACCATTTTAACCCTAGTTTTGGCTTCAATTAATATCTTTTGAAATCTTTTGGCAACCCTGTCTCTCAGAAATTACTTTTAAGTACCATGATTTCACTCCAACATAATGAGAGACACCTGAAGAAGTCTTTGTCAGTTGATAATGCAAGTTATGAGCAAACGGCTGAACTTTCGTGATCCAATTTTTTTATCCTGTGCAGTCGCTTCCTCACATTTCACTTTGACAGTTAGGGTTATGCAGCTCGATCTTCCTGTGCATACTGTTCAAAAGCATacagttcctgttttcatcacGATTGTACGGACCAAGGTTCAGTGTATAAGGTGCAGCGCCACAGTGGAACCAGTAACCTGAACGTTTGCTCCTCATGATGAAGCTGATCCTGTCTCTCACGCTCATCTGGATGCTCTCCAGCACAGGTAACGCTGCTCCTTTTACATCAGGGTTTATGCAGGTATTAGACATTTAATGTGAACTACAATCTAATCTAAAGTGGCAGTCTGGAAGATCTTTGTTCCGTCCTCTTTGGCGGATCCTGTGTCTCAACTCATGTGGTGACTTGACAAATATTTGATTGAAAATCTTTGAGAATATAACTTTAAAGGGAAATGAAGTCATTTGAGGGAAAAATCAGTTAAGAAATATGAAGTGTGGTGGCAGCGTAATAAATCAGACACTTCCCGGCACCAAATGACTCAAAGCTGCAGAACTTCTCTTCGCATAACTTCTGTAACATGAGCTTCACTTTTTGCCTGAAGACTTGTACTTAAATTTGATTTAAGATTTATttcttgtatgtttttgttttttcctcgtTGCAGCTGATGCTCTTCGGTGTCTATACACAGACCTAGGGAATCTTAGAGTCAACCAGACCTGTGACTCTGATGGTGACATGTGTGCGTTCATTCCAGGTAAAAAGTGCTGCCATCAATCTGTTTACTTAGTTTTAGATGAAGATTACGCtttatcctgtgtgtgttttttaaattgtctTTAGGTCTCTCGTATGATTTGAACGGACAGAATTCATCGTCCATCGTCAGGTCCTGTGTGCCGTCGTCTCTCTGCACCAATCCTAAACAGAAGTTTTCATTCCGCCTGGGTCCTAATGTAGCGATTTCATCTGTTCATTGCTGCAACACAGATTACTGCAACAGTCAAAATGTATCTAGTAAGTAttcttttaaatttgattttctaCAAAACCACCAAATGTTCAGCAGCCAATTGATGATGTTTGTACATGCGATGCAGCTTTAGCTCGACCCTGAGCTGCTCATCTTTAGTTGAGCCTGCTCACTGTCCTCACTGTTCTGTAaccttcattttctcttctatGAACTataaagacacagagggagggattTATCTGGGATCAAGTTACTTTACCAATGCAGAAACTCACCTTATGATCACTAAAGGCAAGATCCAGGGACCCAGATTTGCAGCTCACATCCCAATACCACCACCTGGTGTAAAACTAGCTCTTAACAGATGCTCTAGTTCAGTCCAATCTACtcacattacatacattttagAATCACTCAACTAAACTAACAAAACCAGCTTCGACCGTGCTCTAATACTGCTGCCAACCCCCACACACACGCCTTCTTTTCAAAAGAGTATTCAGTTCCTCAGTAAACTTTGCGTTTCATAAAGATCTCCGGTTGTGTTTCAGACCCAGAGGCGAAGTTACAAAAAAACGGCCTGCAGTGTGCCAGCTGCAGTAGTCCCCGAAATGATGCCAGCTGTAATGTCACAGTAGACTGTATGGGAGACCAGGACCGCTGCATTAATGGAACCGGTGAGTTCTCATGTTGTGCACTGATCAAAGACCGTCTCACAAAATGTgtcactgctgccttcaggtgttCCTTGTAGGATTTTTACTGTCGTCTTGTAAAACAGTGATGTTGTCATTCACAGCGGAAATTCAGGAATTCACCTATCGGTTCCTCGGCTGTGCGTCTGCAAGTATGTGTCAAGCTTTTTCTGAGCTAAGGGTACGATCTGCTTTGGCTCATTATCTGAACTTCACCAGTGCACCGATGTGCAACTCAGCCTGGACCGCCAAGCTGAGTGTCGGCCCTTTGCTGCTTGGTCTCATTGCCCGTATTGTGTATTAGAGGCGAGACCAGAGCAGAACTACTGAATTCACTTAATTTGTGTGGTTTAGCAAAAGTAGCTCCCCCATGTAATGAAGGAAAtatacactcagttgccagtttattaggtgcACCTGGCTACTTGTATCAACATTTGGACCACTGAGTCACTCTGGAGGATGTGAGAACAGAGaggtgtttcctgttttttgtcttccttCATCGATATAAAGAAGTAGACAGAATAatagaaacagctgtcagtATGATGCAGTGTAATTCAACAGCAGCTcaaactacagcctccaaaGTCATCTTACAGATTTCTCAACACTTCCTGAAAACAGCTTCAACAGACCCTGAGAATTACAACCTTCGTGAGGGGAGGACTTATTGCAGGCTGGTAGAAATAGTGTCTGCATTAGAATAAACAAGTATAGCAGTCTAGTCTCCCTCTGAACTATCCGAgctacattaaaacatttgagCGCTTTAGTTATTGCCCGAcctgttcatgtgttttcatctcttttaGTGCATTCAAATCacaatctttctctctctcccttctctcccacCTTTTTGCTGTAATCTCTTGTTTATTCTGTAAAAGCTGTTCTTTGATATTCAAACTGTACTAATAAAGTTTTTCTGATATATAAGAATCTAGTGGTTCTTGGTTTATCTGCTTTTTCATTTAACCAGGTGAAACCTACGCTACCTCCTGGTTGAGTTAGTGACTATTGTCACCTAGTGTCCATAGTGATTACAACAGGAGCAcaaaaaggaggaagtcagCTGATGTATTGTACTCAGTGAATGTCCCACCTTCTATTTACCATGTTGGGGTGGGTCACTCAGGCGACTGCGGTTCATTTTGTGAAACCAAGCGTCAACATTAAACACAAGTTTCACTGTCTCTCATCACTGGACCTCTACAACGTGCAAACAGAAATTTCAATTGTTTCAACCAGTTGTGGTGATAATAGCTGATAACGGGCCAGTTAATGGTCTGATAATGTCTGAAGCGGGTGGAAAAACTGAGAGTGTGATCTGATACGCTGGCGTTTATCTTTTTGAGCGACAGCCAAAGCTTTAGTGTAGAAAACCTGCCAGCTTTCAGGTTAGATCAGGAGCTGAATGAGCTGGGAGACACTTCACAacaaatgtgtgcacatgttaaCGTGTTTATTGAAGAACCGGATGTGTTTAATTTTGACTGGGTGAGTAAAATATCTCTACAAATGCATTAATACaacttttctgtgtgtctttaaacACTTTAGTGGATAATAGTTAtagaaacagaaggaaaacGTGTGGCAGCAGTGGTCACTGATGATAAGTGGGAGGGCTCTGGTAAGTATGTGGCATGACGTGTTGGACAAATTCATCGAATATTGACATCTGTGGTGAAGAATAAAGAATTGAAGTCAGAGTATTGGTGTCAGAGGCTCAAGGGCGTGTGGAGGTGTTGGTTTCGAGATCAACGTGAACTGCAATGCAGTGACGTACGTGGTCTCGCACAAGTTGCATCAAGTTTTTTTAAGTGGATGAAAATGTGCACCGTTGTAATAAACATATGGAAGACGAGGTGTGCAGTGGTTCTTCACCAAGTCGCTATTTCAACTGAGGTGAGACAAAAGAGATGCTCACCTGAGCACGTGATCGCATCACAATtctgtgcatttgtattttatgaCATTATCAAATCTGCCTCCTTTATgtatttcctttcttttctccgATGTATGTTAATTCTCCTTGTCTATAATCTTTATAAAGTATCtttaaagaagaagaggaatTGATTGTCAGCTTCAGCCAACTAATACAGCCTCAAACACAAATCATGGTTTAGACGTTCATAAGGATCCATTAAATCTAGTTTAGTCCTCTAGAACTATCTTCAGAAATGTGATCTGGCAGCCTTGTTTTTAGAAAGTACATTTGTCACCACAAAAACGTGACTTATTCCAACCGATCAGTTCAAAGTATGATAAAGaagaagtgtgtttttaaaccGAGGTTCGCTGTAGAAGCTGCAGCGCCGCAGTGCAACCAGAAATCTGGACATTTGCTCCTCACGATGAAGCTGATCCCGTCTCTCACTCTCATCTGGATGCTCTCCAGCACAGGTAACTCTAAATAACTGTCTCATTCGATGATTTACTGACAGCAGAGGGATTTCAGATTATTGTCTTTCATATATTTTGCAGCAGGAGCTCTTCAGTGTCTGAAAACAGCCAGCTACTGCACCAGTGCTGCCACGCAGACTTGTGACTCATATGGGGATTACTGTGCATCAACTACAagacaaagtaaagaaatatcAATCCTCAAGTCATTTCCATCAGTTCGAAAGCTAGATGAGATCTCTGCTTTACCACGCTTGTGTCTTTTAACATTAATGAAACTGTGCTCGGGTTTCACAGGTCTGTTTAGGGCTTGGGTCGTCTACCGCAGGTCCTGTGTGCCGTTCTCCCTCTGCAATCAGATCATTTCATACAACCAGGGTTTGGGCACGGTGGCTTCTTCTGTTCATTGCTGCGACACTTACCGCTGCAACCACAGCAAGCAAAAATTATTTCGTAAGTATTTGAAAGCATTTTGTGTAATTTatggataaaaacaaatattcagcAGGCCGTTAGTGATGTTTGTACATGCGATGCAGCTTCTGTTGTTGGTCacctctgagctgctctggCTCCTCTGAGTTCAGCTGCACCTACACGAGTTTGAGCAGACACATTCAGTAAAATACTAAACACTGTCATTGTGGTCTTCAGCTGAAAGCAACAGGTCTGGCCACATCCTGCTGCATATTCTCACCACTCTGTGAACACTTCCtctaactataactataactataactatatacagagcttaacaaatgtattagaccaccacctagtggaaggtgtttgcctccgctgccctaaattaacagtattgctgatcaccagattatttctttagttcctgtgatggttaacctccagtatgtgcagctctttaatcacaatgatggatttgaaatgatggaaaaggaatctggagtagaggaactgatggactggacaagtcagagtccagactagaatcctatcgaacagatctgggatttattggattaaaaaatagatcacacactaatttaatccaaagcaagtctgagggaacagctgggaactatttggagctcaataacaaaagagacagtggaaaagtccatgaaaacaatcagggaggtcaaactagatattaagatttttggttaaaatatgtgaatttttgacagatttctaagatatttgtgttttctcatttttatgacAGGTGGTCTGATAAATTTATTAAACACTGTATATATAAGTATGACTAAAACTCTAGCTATAACCCACTGACACAGAGAAATGATTTCCAGAATTGGACCGGGGCAGAAAATCACTTTATGATCACTTAAAGCAACAGACATCTGATTTACAGATCACATCCTGCCAACAGACTTCATTACAGAAATGCATTAAACTACTATGTCCTTGTTCTGAATGAATACACTGCACACTGGTGTGCATCATAGTGGTGTTATTGTcggtctactgggagcagtgcaAGTCTGCCGGGAGGAAGAAGCTGTGATATTGGTCCTTCGCACACTGAAAGTGGAGGAGTCTGTCGCTGGAGGAGCTCTCTAGTGCTGTGGGAGTGGTTCTGTCTCATGGATgacatcctcctctctcccaccacctggtcaggacagagctggcctccagtctcttcctgtccacagctgtgatgctgctccCCCTGCAGACCACTCCATGTAAATGGTCCGTATTTGTATAGACATTTGGACCACTCAAAGcccttttacatcacatcctcattcaggaggaatctcagttcattcactcactgaagctgcttcaggagcaagttggggttcagtgtctgtcccgaggacacttcgacatgttgactcCTAGCCAGGGATCGAATCACCGACCTTCCACTCTACAGAGTCATAGAAGTCTGGAGGAACCCCACTGCACTCCAAAAGTCCTGAGCATCCTGAGCAGATGAAGCCTGCTCTGCCCTCTCTAATAAAGTCGTTGTCATCACACCACatgacatacactactcacaaaaagttagggatattcggctttcaggtgaaatttcaggatgaaccaccaccaatacatttcctggttcaggtagaactggtatttaaacagtcctcctcatcctgctgttcacattctgacatcatgagaccaagacgacacctaacagttgatcagcagcacctcaacactggaggcttcaaacaggaagtcctcagacggaggtgttcactgagcttagagggtcacagagtgtcatcaggaggttgcaacagagatacagagactggaagagtcacagaaaggagaggagtggacgtcctttggccacgtcccaattttacgtttaccctccactgttgttagattttctttcaataaattgtttaagatgaataaaatcaccagtgcatgctgatacttaaatgtcctactttcatgatataatatcactgtagcattcactttttacattttccataaatttcacctgaaagtcgaatatccctaactttttgtgaaccctgtatatcCTACACTATTCTGCTGAAAACCCAGTTCGTCTGTAAACTTTGTGTCTCCTGCTCTGTTTCAGACACTGAGATACAGACACATAAAAATGGCCTGCAGTGCATCAGCTGCAGCTATCCTCTACGTGGTGCCTGTAACTCCACAGTACAGTGTGTGGGAATCCAGGACCGCTGCATTAATGGAACAGGTGAGTCTTCATGGTGAATACTGACTGTCACTGCAGGAACTTGAGTGTTCCTTctaggattaaaaaaaaaaaaacggtctTCTTGTCATCCACAGTGGCAGCTGAGGGCAAGATCCATCCCTTCCTTGGCTGTGCATCTGCAAACATGTGTGAACTTCTGTCTCAGAAGAGAGTCCGAACTGCTTTTGATGACGGCTATACCTTTACCAGCGCACCAAAATGTTGTGGAAGCAGCTTCTGTAGTAAAGCCTGGACTGTCGAGGCGGGCGCTGGTTCTTTGCTGCTTGGTCTCGTTGCCCTTATTGTCTCTTAGAGCCGAGATCAAAGAAAAAACAGTCTTTCATGAGCAAATATGAAGCAAATGCAGTTTATTAAGTACCCGGCTGAAACAAACTGAGTCAACAGATGTGCATTGTCATAATTTGTATCAGTGAAATCCCTTTGGAAGATGTAGAAAcagagttgtgtttctggtaTTTGCCTACTTTCATTAAATGAGAATGCATtacaattcaacagcaccacaaactgcagatCAATCACCACACCACAATTCACAGCTGATCACTTCCTCTACATGAATCCATCAGCGTCTGTTTGAGTGCTT
Encoded here:
- the LOC139203058 gene encoding phospholipase A2 inhibitor and Ly6/PLAUR domain-containing protein-like isoform X1, whose product is MMKLILSLTLIWMLSSTADALRCLYTDLGNLRVNQTCDSDGDMCAFIPGLSYDLNGQNSSSIVRSCVPSSLCTNPKQKFSFRLGPNVAISSVHCCNTDYCNSQNVSNPEAKLQKNGLQCASCSSPRNDASCNVTVDCMGDQDRCINGTAEIQEFTYRFLGCASASMCQAFSELRVRSALAHYLNFTSAPMCNSAWTAKLSVGPLLLGLIARIVY
- the LOC139203058 gene encoding phospholipase A2 inhibitor and Ly6/PLAUR domain-containing protein-like isoform X2; protein product: MMKLILSLTLIWMLSSTADALRCLYTDLGNLRVNQTCDSDGDMCAFIPGLSYDLNGQNSSSIVRSCVPSSLCTNPKQKFSFRLGPNVAISSVHCCNTDYCNSQNVSNPEAKLQKNGLQCASCSSPRNDASCNVTVDCMGDQDRCINGTAEIQEFTYRFLGCASATVL